ACCAACGAAGCACCCCTagcctcgtgaggacctccttaagctcgcTATGggcttgaaattccctgaaacacacaATTTTACGTGTGTATGAACAGTGCACACTTTCAGGGGTTACGGTTTCACGACGATATCGAAGGTTCTAAGCTACATAAAGTGTACCATTCAACTCAGAGGGTTTCAAGGCTGAAGAATCTTACCTTTTTGGCGTCGATCCGCGACGTTTTGAAGGGTTTTGGTCTTGGTCGTACgttcgagagagagagtgagaaactgcgacggagagagagagagcagacacgggaagagaaagggaaagggtTCTGcacgtgtgtgtatgtgtggtcTAATAATCCCACTAAGTCATTCTTCAACCCTAACCACACAATCCTACATACCAAATTTAAATCAACctttaatccaatttaattaattttccaaaaacttaggaaccaTGAAATGTTCAAACATATCACACACACGTACCTTAGTGACCGCCAAGGGCACTTTCGTCATTTCATGTCCTTATTAAGAAAtatcgggacgggctgtgacaatgtAGATGAGAGGAAATCAACTGGGGGTTACATCTTTATGCTAAATGGTGGAGCTATCTCCTGGAAGAGTGCTAAGCAAACAATAGTGTCTACTTCTACAATGGAGGCTTAATTTGTTGCATGTTTTGAAGGAATGAAACAGGCAGTGTGGTTGAGAAATTTTGTTGCTAAGATGAAAATTGTTGACTCAGTTAAAAGGCCTTTGAAGATGTTTTGTGACACTAATGCTGCTGTGTTTTTCTCCAAGAATAATAAGAGAACTTCTGCTTCAAGACTAATGGACGTGAAGTTTCTTAAAGTTAGAGAAATAGTGAAGAAAGGAGAGGTTGAAATTGTGTAATTATCTACTGAGAACATGATTGTAGATCCTCTTACTAAAGCCTTGCCAAACAATGCGTTTAAAGCACATGTTACTAGAATGGGAGTTTTAGAAGCTTTTGATAAGTGGGAGTGAGCAAATTCGAGATTGTTTTGAAGCTGCAATGTTGTTAATGTTACCGCATTTGAAGATTTCTCAAGTTAAGTTAGTTATGACATGCTGGtatcttttcttagttagttttcCAGCTtgacttttgttttagtttttatcTGTATTCAATTTTTCCGTTTTGTGATTAATTGTTTCAGAAAGCTAGTATTGCAATAAAATAGTTTGAGTTTGTTAGTAAATCAGTTTGTGGTTTCACTGAAGTATACTTTGGAACTATTTAGTGTATTGTTCTGTTTTGAATGGTTCTTGTCATTAAGGCTGAGATTGAGACTATGATTGAGTTGAAATTGGCTTAAATGAGTGGGAGTAATAAGTATTAGCATTGCTGTAATTGTTTTCATATAATTGCAAAATGCAGATTTGGATATGTTGTGATTCTTGGATAAAGTCTGAGATTGTGCAGATAGAGTCCGAGAGTTCTATATTTTGATATGCATAGGCAAGTTTGAATGCGAAGATGAAAGCTTTATTCTGGACTTAGTGATCACTTCCATGATTCGTTTGGTTAATCATTGTGTCTTcatactcaagtgggagaatgttagaTTGTGAGTATGAAGCATGTTTGAGGATTAGCTATAATATTGGATGAATTCTTGTATGGAAAAGTCTTGGTAAGGTGTTCGGATAAATCCTATTTCTTGTAGGATTATAAGTGCTTCTAGTGTTCCTTTGGGAAAAAGATTTGGATTCTGCACTGATTGATCTTGTACACTCATTGTGTGAAAAGGTTTTGTTTTAGAGTTCCACTTTAATCTAATAGGAGAATGAGTTGGATTAATGCTATATATAACCCCGATCACTGCTCTTACAAAGATCACGACTCATCTTGTATTGAATACCTATTATTCAAAGAGCTCTCTAGTTTTGCTAAAGAGGAGAATATTGTTTGGTTGTGAAGCTGCTATGGCTTCTTCGAATTCAAGTTCTGCAGGTATGTTTTCCACTGATTTTATATTCAAGTTTATAGTTTTGTCATTCAGTTTGATTGTTGGAGTATTGGTGATTTACTGGCATATCAATGATATGTGATATAGTTCTTACatattggcactccaaattgTATATATATTGTAACATAATATAAACTAGTAAGTTTATCAATTCTTTATCAATAATATGTTATTAATGTGGTTCTTAAAGTCGCTTTTGTTACTGAATGTGCATAGAGGTGATAGAGAAGTATGCTGAAGCAACATCTGAGCAGGTTGTGGACATTGGGAAGAAGTTGGCAGAAAGTCTAGGGGTGGCCAACACTGATTTCCACAAGGGATGGCCTTGCCAATTCATGACGAACAAATACAACTTCTCTCCTGCATCAATGGGGTCCCTTGGTCTACAAGAACAAACAGATTCTGGATTTCTAACAATTCTTCAAAAAGATGAAGATGTTGGTGGTCTGGAAGTGATGAACAAATCAGGTGCCTTTGTGCCTGTTCATCCTTGCCCTGGCACTCTCTTTATCAATCTTGGGGACTTCGCTTAGGTATTACGTCGATACTTTATTTATGTCatatcaagactatcttgaaCTATTTGCTATAAATACATCAGGAATATATCGACGTGGCTGTTTGATACAGTAATATTGCTATTAGATAACACCGTGTTGTTGATATTTTTATACCAAGGTTTGGAGCAATGGGAGGCTGCACAATGTGAGGCATAAAGTAAAATGCTCGGAGGCTAGTATTCGAGTTTCGATCACCACATTTCTCAGCGGACCAAAAGAGGAAGCAATAGAAGCTCCGCTGGAACTGGTAGATTCGGACCACCCTCGTCTCTACGTCCCTTTTGTTTACGACAATTATAGAGTTAGCAAGTTCAAACTGCTCGAAAAATTACAGGCTGATAAAGCCCTTGCACTCTTACGCATCCCTTCCTAATTTGGTGATATGTGTGTGGCAAAGTTTAGCTGCCATATATGATATATCGTTATCCCCTTTAGAGCATCTCAGTGGAGATGTCAAAACGTCAACAACATATGCTTAATTTGTATTTGATAGCTGAGTTGACATTGAAATAACATctttaaatttttgttcttCAGTTGAGACGTTAACTTCTAATTTCTTTGTTCCAGTGGGAcctctatatatataaaatatgttACATTTAATTTTTGGGGAGACTCAGaccaatgaaaaataaataagttgCTTTGGAAGTAGTGGAGATATtttaaggggtgtgatattcacacacctcattttacttctcatacacatttttaattttcgaccattggatcagatgaattgaagaatatcaaaggacataaattatcaaaaggTGTGCTAGAAATAAAATTGGATATGTGcatagcacacccctattttCAAAGTTATAATGaagggacttggattctctgccctcccatttcagtgccctccccgtgccctcctgttttgtgtggtcacggttaatccatgctaacattttatattgttttttataaaaataataagacaaaaaaaatagtaatataaaatattgacgtggcttaactgtgaccacacaaacaggagggcacggggaggacaccgaattgggagggcagagaatccaagtccataATGAAGGATTTGAAGCTAGCAACTTAATGTCAAACTCCACCTCAGCTTAATCAGATCAGTTGGAGAGACATATACTGTAAAAAACTAATGTTAGAGCCTCCACTTTGAAATTGAAGTTTcgattggagatgctcttatcataaatacataaaataaatGTAAATCGAATCGCTTCTGTAAGACACATTGAAGAGGTGGAGAAGTacggaatgaatggtgagtggTGCTGCAGAGGAATAACACGGTGCAGAGAAATGAAGCGATGCTGCAAAGAAATCTCCCTAGCATGCCACGTGTGCAAAACTTTTCTCCATATACACGTATGCATATAGGGCAATTTAGGGATTTCACTGTAGAAGcacaaaaagtaaaaacacAGAAACACTAAAAGTCAGGGCAAAAACGTCAAAACACTATTGCTTATGAATAGTGTTTTCTCTTTCTACTTtagtatatataaatttataattttctttGGACATGTTCCATTATCcagtttaatatttttttttctaccttttctcATTGCATATTAATTCTACTAAACATTTTATAGTATTAGTGGATTTGACGTCAGTATCAAAATGTTTGTCACATTATGTAGTACTAAAATATGGTATGACGAACATTATTGATATTTAACACGTAAAATTCTCATCTAATCTgagaaaatgaaaagagaatGATATTGGTACTCcaaattgtatatatatttgtttggactagaatttacaccatcggcccaagCGATTGAGGTCGTTGAGTGAGCATGGTTCTTGACCGTCGGATAAGCAAGTTAAGATATGTTATTGTTAAGAAATAATATTATAGGTTTTAATCATAATAGTTATCTTTATCTCTGTTTTCTTGTACAAAATAAGTGGGATTCTCATTATCATTAATGGGAAGCAGTAACAACAGAGTTTAGATTAACTTGGATCTGATATCATCTAAAGAAATTAGTAGTCACGGATATGATGGCATAGGAAACCTAGGTAGACTAGGCTTTTTGTTTTACTTGGTGATGGATGTGGCAGAAGGTTAGCCATGCCGTGGGAAAGGCTATCAGATATATATTTGGTGGTTGCCGTACATTTTGGCAGTCTACATGCCATGGGAAAGGTGCAAACTATATATATTTGGTGGTTGTCGTACATTTTGGTAGTTTACATGCCATGGGAAAGGtgcaaactatatatatatataattggtggTGGTTTAGGTGAAGGTTATCCAAACAACGTGATCTTGGGATTTGATGTGATAAGGCTAAGCACAAGGATTGAATTGGGTTGCATTTTTGGCTAAGTTCAGAGTCTTGGGAATGGTAAGGCTTATCTGACGCAATTAGTGGAAGAGTTCTAATACATGACAGAAGCCTATATCAGCTTATCAACCAACGCGCACATGTCCCTATAAATATAGAGGTGGTGACAACGGAAAAATGACCgacaactcaacacacaaactgccttgcgcaaaccctcgctctacgcgaaacctctcaaacatcttgagattttttattttctttttcgctaaCACATcctcagtttggataaacagcactgtgaaggcaaccggcgaacattttcaatttggataaacaacactgttgccgTATAATCAGCCGACcgcggagcaccttcagtttgaataaacagcactgcgtcgaggctaactggttatctatctaagtctcggttgagaaggatttcgaatccttattggcagagataatctcattagccttttcggcgaagtgaggtattacaagttattacattcggcacattgaaagccgaatttgatattgaactttgcagaactagtagccttgtcttcaggctctagaacctgaaggccgaGAGTATTCCTTCCTTGGCTGCAGTCacgagattcagaagtcagcagcgcacccaacgcaataTCAACAAGTTTTACTCCTCGACCTAGCTTGGCCAACGAGTTGGTACGCCCCGCAAACaactgaaggacgtagttagcttattagttactcggcatGCGCACCACATAGGCTTAATAGATTTTAGGGCCAACAATATTGTAACTTTAGTGCGGTCTTCGAAAGAGGAGTGATAAATTTACTAAGGGCTATAGTCATAATGATCCTCTAGAATAACTAGTTAATTCAAAACATTATGCATGTAGGATGTAGCAATGTAGTGGCTAGTGGATGGAAATTGGAAAACTCCCAAACCACATCATGGTAGCGAACCATTATTGTGTTAAATCGGCCGCATACAATCAGAGTAGGATTttcttccctcttttttttcttttctcttcttttttcttctattgGAACGATGATAATTAAGTCaggtcaatattttatattaattttttttacagaaaagaaagacaaaataaaaagtataaaatGAAGGGGGGAAAGAGAAGGGAAATAAGAGGAGAAAATCTTACTCGCATACCACCTCCCTAGTACAGTTGGGACCACGAGTAGGCCCGACGCATACAAAAATACAGACAACATCCAAGTTTTTATACGTGTGGCCGCACAACGGTCGGAGGAATTTTCTTCCCGACCCCTTACTTAATCTTGCCTTAATTAGCCAGATACAAATAAGTTTTTAGAGACGTTGCGTAACATTTATCTCTATATCTGAAATCTCGAGTTCGATTCCTTCACCCTATCGCTTGTATAAAAGGAGGAGAAATCAAAACAAACCCAAAATTCAGAAATGGGAGATGTACAGGAAAATGAGGGAAGCATCAGAGACATGGGGATGCTTCAGGCTTGTGAACCACATGATCTCACCGGCTCTGATGTCGGAGATGAAATCAGTGGTCTGATCTTTGCTGGACCTGCCCATGGAGATCAAGAAGCAGAACAAGGATGTCATAGCGGGCAGTGGATACATGGCTCCCAGCAACGTCAACCCTCTCAATGAAGCTTTGGGGCTATATGACTTGGGATCGCATCAGGCTGTCGACAGCTTTTCCTCTCAGTTGGATGCTTCTTCCCACCAGATGTTAGCTTTATTAGTAGTTTTGATCACGTTTTTGGTTGagagaaacaagaaaaacacaaactaaataatcTTCGTTATCATATCATCGTTGTGTTGTCGTTATGTCATTGTTGTATTCTGTCATCGATATATGATCAGTATTTCATGGTTACTAAAAAATGATCATTTATGCAAAACAAATGTCAAAAATTTCGACACTTGTGTCAAATTATAATTTGTCTTAAAGCGAAATGCAGTAGATTGATGTAGCACTGTAACATACTGTCAAATATGATGGCTTCATCTAGAACATTTAAATGTAACCATTAATTTGAGCAATGTATTGCGTACGTCGATGAGCAGAAAGGTGATAGAGAGGTATGCTCAAGCAGTGTATAAGCGGATTGTGGATATTGGCCAAAAGTTGTAGAGAATCTAGGGTTGGCTGATAGTGATTATCTCGAAGGATGGTCCTGCCAGTTTAGAATAAACAAGTACAACCTCACTCCTGAATCAGTTGGATCCTCTGGTGTACAATTACACACAGACTCAGGATTTCTAACCATTCTTCAAGACGATGAAAATGTCGGTGGGTTGGAAGAGATGGACAAATCCGGTGCCTTCGTAGACATTGATCCTTGCCTAGGCACTCTCCTCGTCAATCTCCGAGATGTTGCTCAGGTACTTTATTGTCTATTTAGTGTCTCTTCAGCTctacattttttattaataatttgTAACAAGTTTCGTTTATGCATATTCGCTTATGTTGTATTTTGTATCAAGGCATGGAACAATGGGAGGCTGTGCAATGTGAAGCATAGAGTACAAGGCAGGGAGGCAACGGTTCGAGTCTGGATCGCTACATTCCTCTCGGGACCGAAGCAGGAAGTAGTAGTACTGGAAGCTCCGCCGGAGTTTGTGGATTCGGAGCACCCTCGACTTTATGTCCCTTTTACTTGTGAAGATTATAGAAAGCTCAGACTGTCCACAAAACTGCAAGCTGGCGAAGCAGTTGCATTCGTACGCACCCCCTCCTAATTTGGCGGCTATGTGGCACAAGAAGGAAGTGAGCCTATTGACAATTGCTATATTAATTTCCAGATCATATTATATATTCAAATAAGTGAATTAATGTTACAAATTGTTGCCTAATTGAACTGGTTAAACCACAACTTTACAATTTGTTAGAAGCATTGGGATTGCTCGTTGAAAGAACAATGGTGACATGGTTTGGATCTTAGCGTGATCAATCAACCAAACAATTTGGTTTTGAATGCGGGTCGTACCTGTATTGAGGGAAAGACCGATATCGGTTGAAATATGTTTCTTTGTGTCTACAATACTTATTATGTAATATGACGTGATGGATATGATGGACACAATTTCTATTTGTATAATCATCTCTCCAAGACTTTGAAATTGTAAATAATTACAT
Above is a window of Malus sylvestris chromosome 15, drMalSylv7.2, whole genome shotgun sequence DNA encoding:
- the LOC126601652 gene encoding 2-oxoglutarate-dependent dioxygenase DAO-like is translated as MLYITPITALTKITTHLVLNTYYSKSSLVLLKRRILFGCEAAMASSNSSSAEVIEKYAEATSEQVVDIGKKLAESLGVANTDFHKGWPCQFMTNKYNFSPASMGSLGLQEQTDSGFLTILQKDEDVGGLEVMNKSGAFVPVHPCPGTLFINLGDFA